A window from Salvia miltiorrhiza cultivar Shanhuang (shh) chromosome 2, IMPLAD_Smil_shh, whole genome shotgun sequence encodes these proteins:
- the LOC131013304 gene encoding uncharacterized protein LOC131013304: MAGVLETLMIPRASALPSASLPPVAASASVRFPELRGLKMQPTRSSAKLRTTHKLARGGSRIVCEAQDTAVGVAAVTDPDWQSLVLESDLPVLVEFWAPWCGPCRMIHPVIDKLAKDYAGKLKCFKVNTDDCSTIATQYGIRSIPTVIIFKNGEKKEAVIGAVPETTLTTCIEKYL, from the exons ATGGCCGGAGTCCTAGAAACCCTAATGATTCCTCGCGCCTCCGCTCTCCCGTCCGCATCCTTGCCGCCGGTCGCCGCATCCGCCTCCGTCCGATTTCCAGAGTTGAGGGGTCTCAAGATGCAACCAACTCGGTCGTCGGCAAAGCTCAGGACCACTCACAAACTTGCTCGAGGTGGCAGTAGAATCGTTTGCGAGGCGCAGGACACAGCTGTTGGAG TGGCTGCTGTTACTGATCCGGACTGGCAATCTCTTGTGCTTGAATCTGATTTGCCTGTTCTGGTTGAATTCTGGGCACCATGGTGTGGGCCCTGCCGCATGATCCACCCTGTCATCGACAAACTGGCTAAGGACTATGCTGGGAAGCTCAAATGCTTCAAGGTTAACACTGATGATTGCTCTACGATTGCAACCCAGTATGGGATCCGGAGTATTCCTACTGTCATAATCTTCAAGAATGGGGAGAAGAAAGAAGCAGTCATAGGTGCTGTTCCAGAAACTACATTGACAACTTGCATAGAAAAATACTTGTAG
- the LOC131013301 gene encoding uncharacterized protein LOC131013301 yields MDEMRKLIEEEEKRQLINTPKNIPLPPTATRFMSDVYKGYDDSSLSKKRKGSDNDSSSPLGKAFNIQGRNTLNALIARFFYASGLPFHLARSPYYAASYAYAANHNLPGFVPPGYNLLRTSLLQQEKANVERLLQPIKSTWREKGVSIVSDGWSDSQRRPLINFMAVTESGPMFLKAVDCSGEIKDKTFIFNLMREVIEEVGPQNVVQVITDNARNCAAAGALVEGLYPTIVWTPCVVHTLNLALQNICAAKNIENNQETYALCSWITDVAADASMIKIFIMNHGMRLAIFNQFSSLKLLSIAATRFASIIVMLKRLKLLKRSLSTMVISEQWDSYREDDVEKASLVKMKVLDDLWWDKVDYILSFTAPIYDMLRACDTDKPCLHLVYDLWDTMIEKVKAAIYKHERIQAQDSSPFYEVVHTILVSRWNKNNTPLHCLAHSLNPRYYSDQWLSEDTSRVPPHRDNEVAKERQKCLKKYFPNIAQRRIVIREFANFSSMADDFADSDSIEQRYELDPKSWWVTYGPSAPTLQSLALKLLVQPSSSSCAERNWSTYSFIHSLRRNKLAPQRAEDLVYIHSNLRLLSRRTPEYSKGETKLWDIGGDNFGTLQDVGDLEIAELSLDEPELESVVFTEEGSGDIPDGEEDEDEEAFMT; encoded by the exons ATGGATGAGATGCGTAAACTGATTGAGGAAGAGGAGAAAAGACAACTTATCAACACTCCCAAAAATATCCCATTGCCACCTACTGCTACAAGATTTATGTCGGATGTTTACAAGGGATATGATGATTCGTCATTGTCAAAGAAGAGAAAGGGAAGTGACAATGATTCGTCGTCCCCTCTTGGCAAAGCTTTCAACATTCAAGGACGCAATACCTTGAATGCATTGATTGCAAGGTTCTTTTATGCATCGGGCTTGCCATTTCATTTGGCAAGAAGTCCTTACTACGCTGCTAGCTACGCCTACGCCGCCAATCATAATTTGCCGGGATTTGTGCCACCTGGGTACAACCTCTTGAGGACATCCTTACTCCAGCAAGAGAAGGCAAATGTGGAGCGCCTCTTGCAACCCATTAAAAGCACTTGGCGTGAGAAAGGAGTTAGCATTGTTAGTGATGGATGGAGTGACTCACAGAGACGACCATTGATCAACTTCATGGCCGTGACAGAAAGTGGACCTATGTTCTTGAAAGCTGTTGACTGTTCAGGAGAAATTAAAGATAAaacctttatttttaatttgatgaGAGAAGTCATCGAAGAAGTTGGCCCCCAGAACGTGGTTCAAGTAATCACGGATAATGCGAGGAATTGTGCTGCTGCTGGAGCCCTAGTGGAGGGATTGTACCCTACCATTGTTTGGACGCCGTGTGTTGTTCACACACTCAACTTGGCGTTGCAAAATATATGTGCTGCGAAGAACATAGAGAACAATCAAGAAACTTATGCATTATGTTCTTGGATCACCGATGTTGCAGCAGATGCTAGTATGATCAAGATTTTTATCATGAATCATGGGATGAGGTTAGCAATCTTTAATCAATTTTCCTCTCTCAAGTTGCTTTCAATTGCTGCAACTCGATTTGCTTCTATCATTGTGATGTTGAAGCGACTTAAGCTTCTTAAGAGAAGCTTAAGTACCATGGTGATAAGTGAGCAATGGGATTCTTATCGAGAGGATGATGTGGAGAAGGCAAGCTTAGTGAAAATGAAAGTATTAGACGATCTTTGGTGGGATAAGGTTGATTACATACTTTCTTTTACGGCTCCTATATATGACATGCTTCGAGCATGTGACACCGATAAGCCGTGTCTTCACTTGGTCTACGACTTGTGGGATACAATGATAGAAAAAGTGAAGGCTGCAATATACAAGCATGAAAGAATCCAAGCTCAAGATTCATCTCCTTTCTATGAAGTGGTCCATACCATCTTGGTAAGTCGATGGAACAAAAACAACACCCCTCTCCACTGTTTGGCCCATTCCCTAAATCCAAG ATATTATAGTGATCAGTGGCTTTCAGAAGACACCTCTCGAGTCCCTCCACATAGGGATAATGAAGTTGCAAAGGAGAGGCAGAAATGTTTGAAGAAGTACTTTCCAAATATTGCTCAAAGGAGGATTGTGATAAGGGAGTTTGCTAACTTTTCTAGCATGGCGGATGATTTTGCTGATTCTGACTCAATTGAGCAACGCTACGAGTTGGACCCTAAGAGTTGGTGGGTGACATATGGTCCAAGTGCTCCGACACTTCAAAGTTTAGCTTTGAAACTCCTTGTCCaaccttcatcttcttcatgtgCCGAAAGGAATTGGAGCACATACTCTTTCATTCACTCGTTAAGAAGGAACAAATTGGCTCCCCAACGTGCTGAAGATTTGGTTTACATTCATAGCAATCTTCGTTTGCTATCTAGAAGAACTCCTGAATACTCTAAAGGAGAGACAAAGTTGTGGGATATTGGAGGAGACAACTTTGGTACACTTCAGGATGTTGGAGATCTAGAGATTGCGGAGTTATCACTTGATGAGCCGGAGTTAGAGAGTGTTGTGTTCACTGAAGAGGGCAGTGGTGATATACCAGATGGGGaagaggatgaggatgaggaagcTTTCATGACTTAG